The Thamnophis elegans isolate rThaEle1 chromosome Z, rThaEle1.pri, whole genome shotgun sequence genome contains a region encoding:
- the NGFR gene encoding tumor necrosis factor receptor superfamily member 16 — protein sequence MLAPCVESDNTICKCIYGFYLDENNNCKKCRICEIGYGLVYPCGENQNTLCEKCPAGTYSDEANHVDPCFPCTVCEEDEIIEKNCTPTSDAKCRDFYPGTPKSPFPVTNFSETLDISETTVMSTTMTTVMGSSQPVIRSGTADNLIPVYCSILAAVVVGLVAYIAFKRWNSCKQNKQGANNRPVNQTPSPEGEKLHSDSGISVDSQSLHDQQPPTQTASLQGLKGDGNLYTSLPPNKREEVEKLLNGSTEETWRHLAGELGYKEDHIDSFTQEEYPVRALLSDWSSKDSSTMDALYSALRKIQRGDIVESLYSESTASSPV from the exons ATGTTGGCTCCTTGTGTGGAATCAGACAACACCATCTGCAAATGCATCTATGGCTTCTATCTGGACGAGAACAATAATTGTAAAAAGTGCCGCATCTGTGAAATAGGCTACGGGCTTGTCTATCCTTGTGGGGAGAATCAGAACACGTTGTGTGAGAAATGCCCGGCAGGGACGTATTCTGATGAAGCCAACCATGTGGACCCCTGCTTCCCTTGCACAGTGTGTGAGGAGGATGAAATCATTGAGAAGAACTGTACTCCAACTTCAGACGCCAAGTGCAGAG ATTTTTACCCAGGGACTCCCAAAAGTCCCTTTCCTGTTACAAATTTTTCAGAGACTCTGGATATTTCGGAGACCACTGTAATGAGCACCACAATGACCACTGTTATGGGCAGCTCCCAGCCTGTCATTAGAAGTGGGACAGCTGATAACCTCATCCCTGTCTACTGCTCCATTTTGGCAGCTGTGGTGGTGGGTCTGGTGGCATATATTGCCTTCAAGAG GTGGAACAGCTGCAAACAGAACAAACAAGGTGCCAACAACCGTCCTGTCAACCAGACACCTTCCCCAGAAGGAGAGAAACTTCATAGTGACAGCGGCATCTCGGTTGATAGTCAAAGCCTCCACGATCAACAGCCACCAACACAAACAGCATCTCTACAAG GTCTTAAAGGAGATGGGAATCTTTACACTAGCCTGCCCCCTAACAAACGCGAGGAGGTTGAAAAGCTGTTGAACGGTTCCACAGAGGAGACATGGCGTCACCTGGCCGGAGAACTAGGCTACAAGGAAGATCACATAGACTCCTTTACACAAGAGGAATACCCCGTTCGTGCGCTGCTCTCTGATTGGTCCAGCAAGGACAGTTCCACCATGGATGCCCTTTATTCAGCCTTGCGCAAGATTCAAAGGGGGGACATTGTGGAAAGCCTTTACAGTGAATCCACTGCTAGCTCTCCAGtgtga